A genomic region of Mesobacillus jeotgali contains the following coding sequences:
- a CDS encoding MFS transporter — protein MDQQNSRFRWVVFVSVLLTYLLMSSQRTAPGLITEQVMKDFHVTATTIGLLTSMQFFVYTSMQIPMGILADRFGPNFFLIIGAIVTGLGTIVYSLGTHEFILFFARILTGIGDATIWVNLVLILSQWFKVKEFVKLIGFAGMTGSLGFLLATVPFSTWIDLLGWRAAFFSAGIALCLTGILLYIVLVKKPRQLFHNESVTVKDEIQHQNISVLLKRIVLNRQAWALFFCHFGVVGGYVGFISSWAVPYGMNMYDLTRSDASQLIMVGLIGALIGAPLTSWISSQLETIKRPYVTVHFIVLTCWSAFLLFKGNPPFFMLVMLFFIIGFGFGASALTFAVVRQSFPIRESGLVSGFANTGGFLSAVLLPGFFGKVLDHFQSVSGSMTEGYFYGFIIPVIFSLIGLFGVSTIKEMRQPESAEPESLRLK, from the coding sequence TTGGACCAACAAAATAGCAGGTTTCGGTGGGTTGTATTTGTTTCCGTATTGTTAACTTACTTATTAATGTCAAGCCAGCGAACAGCTCCAGGGTTGATTACCGAGCAGGTGATGAAGGATTTTCATGTAACAGCAACAACGATTGGGTTACTGACGAGTATGCAATTCTTTGTTTATACGAGTATGCAAATTCCTATGGGGATTTTAGCTGATCGGTTTGGGCCCAATTTCTTTCTGATTATTGGTGCCATCGTTACTGGGTTAGGCACGATCGTTTATAGTCTTGGGACACATGAGTTTATCCTGTTTTTTGCCAGGATACTTACGGGCATTGGAGATGCGACCATTTGGGTCAATTTGGTTTTGATTTTAAGCCAGTGGTTTAAAGTAAAGGAGTTTGTGAAATTAATTGGTTTCGCGGGAATGACGGGAAGCCTCGGATTCCTTCTGGCGACAGTTCCTTTCTCGACTTGGATCGACTTACTTGGCTGGAGGGCTGCATTTTTTTCTGCGGGCATCGCGTTATGTTTAACCGGAATTCTTCTTTATATTGTTCTGGTAAAGAAACCAAGACAACTCTTTCACAATGAATCGGTAACTGTAAAAGATGAAATTCAACATCAAAACATTTCGGTGTTACTGAAAAGAATCGTTTTGAATCGGCAGGCATGGGCTTTATTCTTCTGTCATTTTGGGGTTGTTGGCGGCTATGTGGGCTTTATTAGTTCATGGGCAGTGCCCTATGGAATGAATATGTATGATCTAACTCGATCGGATGCCAGTCAACTAATAATGGTTGGGCTTATAGGGGCACTTATAGGAGCTCCACTGACCAGTTGGATTTCAAGTCAGCTTGAAACAATCAAGCGTCCTTATGTCACTGTTCATTTTATTGTTTTAACATGCTGGTCTGCATTCCTTTTATTCAAAGGCAATCCGCCTTTTTTCATGCTCGTTATGCTTTTCTTTATCATCGGCTTTGGATTTGGAGCAAGCGCCTTAACCTTTGCTGTCGTTCGTCAATCCTTTCCTATTAGGGAATCTGGCTTAGTATCTGGTTTTGCGAATACCGGCGGATTTCTAAGTGCTGTTTTACTGCCAGGTTTCTTCGGAAAAGTATTGGATCATTTTCAGTCTGTTTCAGGCAGTATGACTGAAGGCTATTTTTATGGCTTCATCATTCCAGTCATCTTTTCTCTAATTGGCTTGTTTGGAGTGAGTACGATTAAGGAGATGCGTCAGCCTGAATCAGCAGAACCAGAATCCCTCCGTCTAAAATAA
- a CDS encoding MBL fold metallo-hydrolase, protein MNHFICNTCGVQYPHSAHAPETCPICADERQYIHPDGQSWTTLQQLVDSGKYKNTIVQEEEGLYSLTTTPSFAIGQTAYLVRNEGFNLLWDCITYLDEETENEILSLGGIDAIALSHPHYYSTQVEWAERFGASIYIHEDDRQWVTRPSDRIIFWSGDSLELDAGVTLYRLGGHFHGGSVLHWENDVNKQGVLLTGDIIQVVADRQWVGFMYSYPNLIPLPATKVQEMAAKVSVLHFGRLYNAFHRVIKEDAHQSVQKSAKRYIEALEGRFVKINS, encoded by the coding sequence ATGAACCATTTTATATGCAATACATGCGGTGTCCAATATCCCCATTCTGCTCATGCTCCTGAGACCTGCCCGATTTGCGCTGACGAAAGACAGTACATTCACCCGGATGGACAGTCATGGACCACGCTTCAACAGCTTGTGGATTCAGGGAAATATAAAAATACCATTGTCCAGGAAGAGGAAGGTCTGTACAGCCTTACCACTACTCCTTCGTTTGCGATTGGGCAGACAGCCTATTTAGTCCGGAATGAAGGGTTCAACTTGTTATGGGATTGCATCACCTACTTGGACGAAGAGACAGAAAATGAAATCCTTTCTCTAGGAGGAATCGATGCCATCGCATTATCCCATCCGCATTATTATTCGACACAGGTTGAATGGGCTGAACGATTCGGAGCAAGCATTTATATCCACGAAGATGATCGCCAGTGGGTTACTAGGCCAAGTGACAGGATCATCTTCTGGTCTGGTGATTCTCTGGAACTTGATGCGGGCGTAACATTGTACCGTTTGGGTGGTCATTTTCATGGGGGAAGTGTTTTACACTGGGAAAATGATGTGAACAAGCAAGGGGTACTTCTGACTGGTGATATTATTCAGGTAGTGGCCGATCGACAATGGGTGGGTTTCATGTACAGTTATCCAAACCTTATTCCATTGCCAGCTACCAAGGTTCAGGAGATGGCAGCTAAAGTCAGCGTTCTCCATTTTGGCAGACTATATAATGCATTCCATCGTGTCATTAAGGAAGATGCCCATCAGTCTGTTCAAAAATCCGCTAAGAGGTATATTGAGGCTTTGGAGGGAAGGTTCGTTAAAATAAACAGTTAA
- a CDS encoding acyltransferase family protein: MGNNTQSARYYDLDWIKVLAMLVVFLYHCSMFFNSFDWHIKNNIINYTYIEFFSLLVGNWIMPIFFVVSGMATYYALNKRNSKSFIKERLLRLGLPLLLGIFLLSPPQVYIERITNHQFKGSFLEFFPHYFDGLYLEMGGTGNFAFFGHHLWYLLMLLLFSVITLPFFLKIKGLAAGKEFNERHYLFIPIPLFITALTVNHVVNLASWGIIFYLLLYIFGFYFFARESLRPFVRKIGVLAGVLSILSAAAYISWVFFYGFPMEISLGWAVFMIIRVLLVWNMIFFIMYLGDKYLNVSNRALKYSSEASMPFYVLHQPVIILLGFFIYNLNWTVPVKLILLISAAFLIIMGLYEFIIRRVNILRVLFGLKAKQGLRDGPCVSSDRARHQ; this comes from the coding sequence ATGGGTAATAATACTCAGTCTGCTAGATATTATGATTTGGACTGGATAAAGGTATTGGCCATGTTGGTCGTATTCCTATATCACTGTTCGATGTTTTTTAATTCATTTGATTGGCATATTAAGAACAATATAATCAATTATACGTATATCGAGTTTTTCTCCCTTTTAGTAGGGAATTGGATCATGCCCATTTTCTTTGTGGTGTCAGGAATGGCTACATATTACGCTTTAAACAAAAGAAATTCGAAAAGTTTCATCAAAGAAAGGCTTTTACGGCTTGGTTTACCCTTGCTTTTGGGGATCTTTCTGTTGTCACCTCCCCAGGTGTATATTGAAAGGATAACGAACCATCAATTTAAGGGCTCGTTCCTCGAGTTCTTTCCTCATTACTTTGATGGACTCTATCTAGAAATGGGCGGTACAGGGAACTTTGCATTCTTTGGACATCATTTGTGGTATCTATTAATGTTACTGTTATTTTCGGTGATTACGCTACCTTTTTTCCTGAAAATCAAAGGATTGGCAGCTGGTAAGGAATTTAATGAACGCCATTATTTATTCATCCCTATCCCTCTATTCATCACGGCTTTAACTGTCAACCATGTTGTAAATTTAGCGAGCTGGGGAATCATCTTCTATCTACTATTATATATTTTTGGATTTTATTTCTTTGCTAGAGAATCATTAAGACCTTTTGTACGCAAAATAGGAGTTTTAGCTGGCGTTTTAAGCATACTGAGCGCTGCTGCCTATATATCCTGGGTATTTTTCTATGGATTTCCGATGGAGATATCCCTGGGGTGGGCTGTATTCATGATCATCCGTGTCCTATTGGTATGGAACATGATCTTTTTCATTATGTACTTAGGCGATAAGTACCTGAACGTGTCCAACAGAGCATTAAAATATTCGAGTGAGGCCTCGATGCCGTTTTATGTGCTTCATCAGCCAGTTATCATTCTATTAGGTTTTTTCATCTATAACCTGAATTGGACTGTACCCGTAAAACTGATTCTATTAATCTCAGCAGCCTTTTTAATCATAATGGGCCTATACGAATTCATCATTAGACGAGTCAATATTCTGCGCGTTCTGTTTGGATTAAAAGCAAAACAGGGACTTAGGGACGGTCCCTGTGTCTCGTCTGATCGAGCACGCCATCAATAG
- a CDS encoding VOC family protein has translation MFKVGSIFIPVTDMEKSTEWYVKFLGAKIIDSWGDGTGFYLPTGSTQLALVKVDSPQPTEFITKGDQKNSYFNFVVDDIESVHQHFKKNGVVTTEIDHFGGMKFFDFFDLDGNPFSVVNEVYGSPYHSDNVRKMQERDKKN, from the coding sequence ATGTTTAAGGTAGGTAGTATATTTATCCCAGTTACAGACATGGAAAAGTCGACAGAATGGTATGTAAAATTTCTTGGTGCAAAGATAATAGATAGTTGGGGAGATGGTACTGGCTTTTATTTACCAACTGGGTCAACACAATTAGCTTTAGTGAAAGTGGACTCCCCACAGCCCACTGAGTTTATTACCAAGGGTGACCAGAAGAACTCTTATTTTAATTTTGTTGTGGATGATATTGAATCTGTCCATCAACACTTTAAGAAAAATGGCGTAGTTACTACCGAGATTGATCATTTTGGCGGAATGAAATTTTTTGATTTCTTTGACTTGGACGGTAACCCATTTAGTGTGGTTAATGAAGTTTATGGTTCTCCTTACCACTCAGATAATGTTAGAAAAATGCAAGAAAGAGATAAAAAGAATTAA
- a CDS encoding GAF domain-containing protein, with product MSANSMIKELKSFKNFEEAANDILQIMSKFIDINTLFIARNDKRINEIVNVFNKDEVLLEQGDTLPFEETFCKLSVDHGRESLFIQDLHNNELTAALNVTKNLGGGCFIGIPIYYGNGENYGTICGLDKNPIELSPEHIEMFETMASLLTYVLDLDYANKQIQNLSAPFVPITNGVAILPVIGLMNEERVEHIIYSALTKSKELSLQYLIIDLSGIIQIDAIVTSSLLRIVSILKLVGVTPILTGMRPDLALKAIEFNNNLQGITIEASLERALNRIGFSVEKSN from the coding sequence ATGTCAGCTAACAGCATGATCAAGGAACTGAAATCATTTAAGAATTTTGAAGAAGCCGCAAATGATATTCTTCAAATAATGAGTAAATTCATCGATATAAATACACTGTTCATAGCGAGAAATGATAAGCGAATAAATGAAATTGTCAATGTATTCAATAAGGACGAGGTTTTATTAGAACAAGGTGATACTTTGCCTTTCGAAGAAACCTTTTGTAAATTGAGTGTTGATCATGGAAGAGAAAGCCTCTTCATCCAGGACCTTCATAATAACGAGCTTACGGCGGCTCTTAATGTGACAAAAAACTTAGGGGGCGGCTGCTTTATAGGCATCCCCATCTATTATGGCAATGGTGAGAATTACGGCACCATTTGTGGTCTGGATAAAAATCCAATTGAATTAAGCCCGGAACATATTGAGATGTTTGAAACGATGGCATCTTTGCTTACCTATGTGCTCGATTTGGATTATGCGAACAAACAGATCCAAAATTTATCGGCACCCTTCGTCCCCATAACAAATGGAGTTGCCATTTTGCCTGTTATCGGGTTAATGAACGAAGAACGTGTAGAGCATATCATTTATTCTGCTCTTACGAAGAGTAAGGAGCTGTCCCTTCAATACTTGATCATTGACCTATCAGGAATTATCCAGATTGATGCCATCGTTACTTCCTCCTTGCTGAGAATCGTAAGCATTTTGAAATTGGTCGGCGTAACACCGATTTTAACAGGAATGAGGCCCGATTTAGCATTAAAGGCAATAGAATTTAATAATAACCTTCAAGGAATTACTATTGAAGCAAGCCTTGAAAGAGCTTTAAACAGAATTGGGTTTTCTGTAGAAAAAAGTAACTAA
- a CDS encoding cupin domain-containing protein encodes MNYVPNGYYNQYYGPNYYDGRQSGQWAYPYGAQHANGFHTYRYPNGNGLIPLADYGPNPYVVNINEATKQNNTYRTALWTGTHLQVTLMSIDVGGDIGLEMHPEVDQFLRIEQGQGIVQMGQSKESLTFQSPVVDDSAIMIPAGTWHNVTNIGNTPLKLYSIYAPPNHPFGTVHVTKADAMASEGEANGNGNTIVFGRTPDQWVQHTEYLVQEGLEDVKRGINATHILQEFILMGVLVGKGYTPEKAYETVEEWERSGKSKLLQQSKNM; translated from the coding sequence ATGAACTATGTTCCAAATGGTTATTATAATCAATATTATGGACCGAATTATTACGATGGAAGACAGTCCGGTCAGTGGGCTTACCCTTATGGAGCACAACATGCTAACGGTTTCCATACTTACCGCTATCCTAACGGCAATGGATTGATTCCTTTAGCGGATTATGGACCCAATCCATATGTGGTAAATATTAATGAAGCAACTAAACAAAACAACACGTATCGCACGGCTTTATGGACGGGAACGCATTTGCAAGTCACATTAATGAGCATCGATGTTGGCGGTGATATCGGTTTGGAAATGCATCCTGAGGTAGATCAATTTTTAAGGATCGAGCAAGGCCAGGGGATTGTTCAGATGGGCCAGAGCAAAGAGAGCCTAACCTTTCAAAGCCCAGTCGTTGACGATTCTGCGATCATGATTCCAGCCGGAACATGGCATAATGTGACCAATATCGGAAATACTCCGTTAAAGCTATACTCCATCTATGCGCCTCCTAACCATCCATTCGGCACTGTTCACGTGACAAAAGCCGATGCAATGGCCAGTGAAGGTGAAGCGAACGGCAATGGGAATACGATTGTTTTCGGCAGGACTCCGGATCAATGGGTACAGCACACGGAATATTTAGTGCAAGAAGGATTAGAAGACGTTAAAAGAGGGATCAACGCTACGCACATTCTTCAAGAATTCATTCTAATGGGAGTCCTGGTAGGGAAGGGATACACTCCTGAAAAAGCATACGAAACAGTGGAAGAATGGGAGCGCTCCGGAAAATCCAAGCTTCTTCAGCAGAGCAAGAATATGTAG
- a CDS encoding RNA polymerase sigma factor, which yields MVFNDLEREINKLYKYCLKLSGSPWTAEDLVQETMLKVYKIKHSEPNREFTFSYLCTVAKNKFIDEKRKYKESIHFNEDFFGEEYNSIDYYGLIEILLTTLPLKQSMLVALKDVFGYTSKEIAIMLRVSNESIKTALHRSRKKLKLKNNILEKETLTPNHEIILALSKAIRESKPMQIFFYYRLLESQNFQVRRSSVHSVLHVIDPDGNILEIIS from the coding sequence ATGGTTTTTAATGATTTAGAGCGTGAGATTAATAAATTATATAAATATTGCTTAAAGTTGTCAGGTTCACCTTGGACAGCCGAGGATCTAGTACAAGAAACGATGCTAAAGGTGTATAAAATTAAACATTCGGAACCGAATAGGGAGTTTACTTTCTCCTATTTATGTACTGTGGCTAAAAACAAGTTTATAGATGAGAAAAGGAAATATAAAGAAAGCATTCATTTTAATGAAGACTTTTTCGGAGAAGAGTACAATTCCATAGATTACTACGGCTTAATTGAAATCTTACTTACCACCTTACCTTTGAAACAGTCTATGCTCGTTGCCTTAAAGGATGTATTTGGATACACTTCAAAAGAAATAGCTATAATGTTAAGAGTAAGCAATGAGTCAATTAAAACAGCACTCCATCGTTCTAGGAAGAAACTAAAATTAAAAAATAATATTCTGGAAAAGGAAACTCTAACTCCTAATCACGAAATTATTCTAGCGCTCTCAAAAGCAATACGGGAATCTAAGCCAATGCAAATATTTTTTTATTATCGACTTTTAGAATCGCAAAACTTTCAAGTGAGAAGAAGTTCTGTACATTCTGTATTACATGTTATAGACCCGGATGGTAATATCCTAGAAATTATATCTTAG
- a CDS encoding DUF5381 family protein → MENKIEHNTEEHNIIVSEDKVEVVYTNVGAGCMLTGIGMMTLASLVIFFIVPDVSFVKGFFGIIIGIFGLLVFGSMLIRMLTMLLSGRAVITVQDGYVKGRKKSVRISDIKDIQWGGSGFKYIAIRTMNNKKIKLSTYNLVNEQKVHKVLDTYVVPEGTPELKENWAKRYGGKGYKG, encoded by the coding sequence ATGGAAAATAAAATCGAGCATAACACGGAAGAACATAATATTATCGTTTCCGAGGATAAAGTAGAGGTCGTTTATACAAACGTCGGGGCTGGTTGTATGCTTACTGGCATAGGCATGATGACGCTTGCTTCACTAGTGATTTTCTTTATCGTGCCAGACGTAAGTTTTGTAAAAGGATTTTTCGGGATCATCATTGGTATATTTGGATTGCTGGTATTTGGGTCGATGCTCATCAGGATGCTGACCATGCTGTTATCCGGCAGAGCGGTCATTACCGTACAGGATGGCTATGTAAAAGGCAGGAAAAAAAGTGTCCGGATCAGCGATATCAAGGATATTCAGTGGGGCGGCAGCGGTTTTAAATACATTGCGATTCGGACCATGAATAACAAAAAAATCAAACTCTCTACTTATAACCTAGTCAACGAACAAAAAGTACATAAAGTCCTTGATACATACGTTGTCCCAGAAGGTACTCCTGAATTGAAGGAGAACTGGGCGAAACGGTATGGCGGTAAGGGATATAAAGGTTGA
- a CDS encoding M36 family metallopeptidase, with protein MKKRKLVTAVCSTLLAGQVLLTSGINADQVTGPVTAEGIHEDHESHLYDVRNVVNSVLPTQKQLDAANTLVQSVGAGTKIKWNTLFGTPSTIIKDQGYLSAPSNDSAETIARNWLKQNAALFGLQASDIDSFVVSKKFEMPGTGLRPVTLQQTFDGIESVYGGRVIIAVNKDGQILSAAGNLSRATGLIADFQLSEADAMNKAVALELPDVSYVPKLLSTEKGWSVFAGGDVLPAEQRVKKATFITKDGVRPAYRVLFIKELNEGFEMVIDAANGKLLYQRSLVDTLLETEGLIFENYPGASAGGTQVVKSFKGDPKASPKGWLIPGTSLGLTTFGNNANSYANWSNFLVPADQAVRPLALDGDFSYLFKNAWQKTNGQTTPPSYAEDLNSAATNLFYHHNLFHDYFYNLGWTEAAGNLQLSNYGKGGMDGDAILGLVQAGALSGGAPTYTGRDNAYMLTLPDGIPAWSGMFLWEPIPGAFEGQYADGDFDAGIIYHEYAHALTNRFVAGGEALGSHQSGSMGEGWGDFFGMHYLAKKGLQEKPVVGAYVTGNAERGIRSYSLDEAPYNYGDIGYDVGGPEVHSDGDIWAAILWHVRDTLIDRVGKTEAESVIEHLVMDAMPISVPNPSMEDMRTAILAADFERYDGKHYDALWTAFAQRGLGASALSKGGDDTEPVPGFNHPDGQRNGQLIGKVVNAATNKPIQDARIIIGEFEARTSPVAVSGQKGDFGAYIVEGIYDITIQAKGFGSRTIRDVAIKAGEKNRLTFTIGPNVASSFNGASISSVSGSSDSNPVKFAIDDTEASVFASNTQENGFLGADFIVDLAGDEPVEISHVQVSAMKDISGSRFATLKNFSLQTSIDGENFTTVWKGKFEAGKPRPTVADLHYQGIDLPQTVEAKYLKFIAHDTQDNTKGFVQVAEVQAFSEQKSKIEPLELEPEEPFVAEGTVQAGNAGTGIGSLAGVPATLAVTENEFVTTQNPEPASQGADGYVVTLPEQYGDGIHNFTLKGSNDGSYDYDVYFYNKNFELIGSVATSGANEAGVIPGGTRYVYVGLYSGANVPFTFTATSPY; from the coding sequence ATGAAAAAGCGAAAGCTCGTGACGGCTGTATGTTCGACGCTGCTGGCTGGCCAGGTTTTGTTAACAAGCGGAATAAATGCTGATCAGGTTACAGGCCCAGTGACCGCAGAGGGAATCCATGAGGATCATGAGTCTCATTTGTATGATGTCAGAAATGTTGTAAACAGTGTTCTGCCGACTCAGAAACAGCTCGATGCCGCTAACACACTAGTACAGTCAGTGGGAGCGGGAACGAAGATTAAGTGGAACACCCTGTTTGGCACCCCATCGACCATCATCAAGGATCAAGGTTATTTATCAGCTCCTTCTAATGACAGTGCTGAGACGATTGCGCGCAACTGGTTAAAGCAAAATGCCGCTCTCTTTGGTCTTCAGGCCTCAGACATTGACTCATTTGTCGTAAGTAAAAAATTTGAAATGCCGGGAACAGGGCTCCGGCCTGTAACCCTTCAGCAAACATTTGATGGAATTGAGTCTGTGTACGGAGGACGTGTGATCATCGCTGTAAACAAAGATGGCCAAATCCTGTCTGCAGCCGGAAATCTAAGTCGCGCAACAGGTCTGATTGCTGACTTTCAGCTATCGGAGGCAGATGCTATGAACAAAGCTGTTGCGCTTGAATTGCCAGACGTAAGCTATGTTCCAAAGCTGTTAAGTACTGAAAAAGGCTGGTCAGTATTTGCCGGTGGAGATGTGCTCCCGGCTGAGCAGCGTGTAAAGAAAGCAACTTTTATTACGAAGGACGGTGTCCGGCCAGCCTATCGTGTGCTTTTCATTAAGGAGCTGAATGAGGGCTTTGAGATGGTGATCGATGCAGCGAATGGCAAGCTATTATACCAACGCTCCCTCGTTGACACTCTATTAGAAACAGAAGGACTCATTTTTGAAAACTATCCTGGTGCATCTGCTGGCGGAACTCAGGTTGTGAAGTCGTTTAAAGGGGATCCAAAGGCGTCACCAAAAGGCTGGCTGATTCCGGGCACAAGCTTGGGATTGACGACATTTGGAAACAACGCCAACTCGTATGCGAACTGGAGCAACTTTTTAGTCCCGGCGGATCAGGCTGTTCGTCCGCTTGCGTTAGACGGCGATTTTAGCTACTTATTTAAAAACGCATGGCAAAAAACAAACGGGCAAACGACACCGCCATCCTATGCAGAGGATTTAAACAGTGCAGCGACGAACTTGTTCTATCATCATAATCTATTCCACGACTATTTTTACAACCTTGGATGGACAGAAGCAGCTGGGAACCTTCAGCTTTCAAACTACGGAAAAGGCGGAATGGACGGCGATGCAATCTTAGGTCTTGTCCAGGCAGGGGCGCTGTCAGGCGGTGCGCCAACGTATACGGGACGAGATAACGCCTACATGCTGACGCTGCCTGACGGGATTCCGGCGTGGAGCGGAATGTTCCTTTGGGAACCAATACCAGGGGCATTTGAGGGACAGTATGCAGATGGGGATTTTGATGCCGGGATTATTTATCATGAATATGCCCATGCGCTGACAAATCGTTTCGTAGCAGGCGGAGAAGCACTCGGCAGCCATCAGTCAGGTTCCATGGGCGAAGGCTGGGGCGACTTCTTTGGAATGCACTATCTGGCGAAAAAAGGCCTTCAAGAAAAGCCGGTTGTCGGAGCCTATGTGACTGGGAATGCTGAACGAGGAATCCGCAGTTATTCACTTGATGAGGCGCCTTACAACTATGGAGATATTGGCTATGATGTTGGCGGGCCAGAGGTTCACTCTGACGGCGACATTTGGGCAGCTATTTTATGGCATGTCAGAGATACATTAATTGATAGAGTTGGAAAAACGGAAGCAGAATCAGTCATCGAGCATCTTGTGATGGATGCCATGCCAATCTCTGTTCCGAACCCATCGATGGAAGACATGAGAACGGCGATACTTGCCGCGGATTTTGAACGCTACGATGGAAAGCACTATGATGCTTTATGGACTGCATTCGCACAGCGCGGGTTAGGAGCAAGTGCATTATCCAAAGGCGGAGACGATACAGAACCAGTTCCAGGATTCAACCATCCAGATGGACAGCGAAATGGCCAGTTGATTGGAAAGGTGGTTAACGCTGCTACAAATAAACCGATCCAGGATGCACGAATCATCATTGGTGAATTCGAAGCAAGAACAAGTCCAGTGGCGGTATCGGGCCAAAAGGGCGACTTCGGGGCATATATTGTAGAAGGAATCTATGACATTACGATTCAGGCAAAAGGTTTTGGATCGAGAACCATTCGTGATGTTGCTATCAAAGCAGGGGAGAAGAACCGATTGACCTTTACAATTGGACCAAACGTTGCCTCATCTTTTAACGGAGCATCGATTTCTAGCGTATCCGGATCATCGGACAGCAACCCGGTTAAGTTTGCGATTGACGACACAGAAGCAAGTGTGTTCGCTTCAAATACGCAGGAAAATGGGTTCCTTGGTGCGGACTTCATCGTTGATCTGGCAGGAGATGAACCAGTTGAAATTTCTCATGTTCAAGTAAGTGCCATGAAGGACATTTCCGGTTCACGATTTGCCACACTGAAAAACTTCAGTTTGCAAACGTCAATTGATGGTGAAAACTTCACAACCGTCTGGAAAGGAAAATTTGAAGCAGGAAAGCCAAGGCCAACGGTAGCTGACCTTCATTACCAGGGGATTGATCTTCCACAAACAGTGGAGGCAAAATACCTTAAATTTATCGCACATGATACACAGGACAATACAAAAGGCTTTGTTCAAGTAGCAGAAGTTCAAGCCTTCTCTGAGCAAAAATCAAAGATTGAACCTCTTGAGCTAGAACCAGAAGAACCGTTTGTTGCGGAAGGCACTGTGCAGGCAGGGAATGCAGGAACAGGAATTGGAAGTCTGGCAGGTGTGCCGGCGACACTGGCCGTCACAGAAAATGAGTTCGTGACGACCCAAAATCCAGAGCCGGCATCTCAAGGTGCAGATGGATATGTGGTGACCCTTCCAGAGCAATATGGCGATGGAATCCATAACTTCACACTAAAGGGAAGCAATGACGGATCGTATGACTACGATGTCTACTTCTATAATAAAAACTTTGAGCTGATTGGGAGTGTCGCGACATCTGGGGCTAATGAAGCAGGAGTCATTCCAGGCGGCACACGTTATGTGTATGTAGGATTATATTCAGGAGCAAACGTACCGTTTACGTTTACAGCTACCAGTCCTTATTAG
- a CDS encoding SGNH/GDSL hydrolase family protein: MRLLYLFGSMIIVPFLPFLYFQGKRVRASTPRLPEAEGTQGMVKLEGDQEFRVIFLGESSIAGVGVKHHEEGFAGVFAKEMAEKTNVTVHWEVYAKSGYTLKKIREKIVPVIPGSKVDLVVIGLGANDAFTLNNPWSWQKQSENLVMDLRSKFEDVPIVFANMPPIKDFPAFPFLIRVFIGNLVDILGNELLTTASKFNGVHYNDKKIRLSDWRKRMSLKPEDFFSDGVHPSKLTYGLWASELSSFTWEKLKLGDRGTVPVTWEK, from the coding sequence ATGAGATTATTATACTTGTTCGGCAGTATGATCATTGTTCCTTTCTTGCCATTTTTATATTTTCAAGGAAAAAGGGTCAGAGCAAGCACGCCCCGGTTACCAGAAGCGGAAGGAACCCAAGGCATGGTGAAACTTGAAGGTGATCAGGAGTTTCGAGTTATTTTTCTGGGAGAGAGTTCAATTGCCGGTGTGGGGGTTAAGCATCATGAGGAAGGGTTCGCAGGCGTTTTCGCAAAAGAAATGGCAGAAAAAACGAATGTGACTGTCCATTGGGAAGTGTATGCAAAAAGCGGCTATACTCTAAAAAAAATCAGAGAAAAGATTGTTCCGGTGATTCCTGGCAGCAAAGTGGATTTGGTCGTGATAGGCCTTGGGGCCAATGATGCCTTTACTCTGAATAATCCATGGTCCTGGCAAAAGCAATCAGAAAACCTCGTTATGGATTTGAGGTCGAAATTCGAGGATGTGCCCATCGTGTTTGCCAATATGCCGCCTATCAAAGACTTTCCGGCATTTCCATTTTTAATCAGAGTGTTCATCGGGAATTTGGTAGATATATTGGGGAATGAATTATTGACTACTGCCTCAAAGTTCAATGGAGTCCATTACAATGATAAGAAAATCCGGCTAAGCGATTGGCGAAAAAGAATGAGCCTGAAACCAGAGGATTTCTTCAGTGACGGCGTTCATCCCTCAAAGCTTACATACGGTTTATGGGCTAGTGAATTGTCTTCGTTTACTTGGGAAAAGTTGAAGTTGGGGGATAGAGGCACCGTTCCGGTCACATGGGAAAAGTAG